GAAGGTCTGTGGTAGACTACCACGTTGATAGGCTGGAGGTGTAAGTGCAGTAATGCATTGAGCTGACCAGTACTAATAGACCGTGCGACTTGACCCTTATTAACTCCCTCCTGTTGTCAAAACAGAGAATTTAAGAATGAATAACGCTGTGGAATGACAGAAATACGGTAATCTTGTAGCAAGACTATAAGGAATATGAGTTCAAGATTTAGAATTCTAATTATTAATCTTGAACATAATAAGTAAAAAGTAGTAATATATAAAAGTCAAATTTTCCGGTGGCGATGCCGGAGGGGAAACACCCGTTCCCATTCCGAACACGGAAGTTAAGCCCTCCAGGGCCGATGATACTATGATCGTGAGGTCATGGGAAAGTAGGTCGCTGCCGGATTATAATAAATAAAAACCCGTTATTAAACGGGTTTTTATTTTCTCATATACTCTGTGCATTAAGCTAAAAGATGATAGAAACTCTGGATAGACTGTCATGAAGAGCACATCCTGAGCGAAGTAACAGGGCGATGAATTGCTCGTCTTACGGATTCTTAAATAAAACCATCTTTAATCTTTAACCCGAAAAATTCGATTAAAATAAATCCGATAATTCATCGAGTTAAGGAAATTTTCGAGCAATATCTGCATTATCTGGGTTAATAATTTTTATTATTAAATAATTAAATCATCTTGATATAATTATTAGAGGTAACGGATGGGTAATCTTTAAATAATATACAGGATTTATATGCTGGATGAAGAAAAAACAAAAGAGCAACTTATAGCGGAATTAAAAGATATACGCTACCAACTTGAAGAGCTAAAAAAATTACAGAATGATCGTAAACAGATAGAGGACGCTCTGAGAGAGAGTGAAGAGCGATATCGGAAGATGGTAAATGCTGTTACAGGGTATACCTATACAGTTACAATCAGCAAAGGAGAAGCAATCTCAACACAACATAGCATAGGATCTTATATAATTACAGGATATAAGCCTGAAGAGTATCAGAATGACCCTTATCTATGGTACTCAATGATATATCCTGATGATCGGATGATTGTGCTGAATTCTATTACAAATATTTCAAAAGGTTCACATACACTTCCTATAGAACATCGCATAGTGCGCAAAGACGGTTCCATCGTATGGGTTCGAAATACCCTTGTGCCATACTATGACAAAAATGGACAGCTAATCAAATATGATGGTCTTATAGAAAATATATCTGATCGAAAAGAGGCAGAAGAAGCATTAAAGTTGAGCGAAGAAAAATTTCGCGCTATAGCTGAGACAGCCGTTGATGCTATTGTCACTGCTGATAGCAAAGGAGACGTAATTTTCTGGAATGCAAGCGCTCAAAAAATCTTCGGATATACAGAAGAAGAGATACGTGGCAAATCATTAAAAATTCTCATGCCCGAAAAGTATAGGAAAGATCATGAACAAGGACTCAAAAGGTTAATGGAAACAGGTAAATCAAAATATTTTGGTAAAATCACAGAGACATTTTATGGCCTTAGAAAGGATGGGAGTGAATTTCCCATCGAGTTATCTGTTTCAATGTGGAAAGCAGGAGAAGACATATTTTTTTCTGCTATCATACGTGATATCACAATAAGAAAAAACCTGGAACAAGAACTTGAAAAAAATGCTATAACAGACAGACTTACTGAAGTATATAACAGAACAAAATTTCACGAGATAATAAAAAAAGAGATTGAAAGGGCTAAAAGATACAATGACCCATTATCAATGATTATGTTTGACATAGATCACTTTAAAAACGTCAATGATACATTCGGTCATAGCATTGGTGATTATATATTAAAAAATCTAACTCAGGTAGTAAAAGAGCAGCTTAGAGAAAACGACTTTCTGGTAAGATGGGGTGGAGAAGAATTTATTATCATAACACCTCAGACAGAAATGGAAAAAGCTGGAATACTCGCTGAAAGAATAAAAAAAGCTGTGGAGAATTATAAATTTGATATTGTGGGCAAGTTAACAATAAGTTTAGGGGTCACTCAGTTCAAAATGCAAGACACAGAAGACACTTTTATTACAAGAACAGATGATGCACTTTACTTATCAAAAAGAAAGGGTAGAAACCGTGTTTCAATGAAATCATAATATTTGTTTATCCTGCCCTATTTTGAAATTTTTTCGAAAGCTCTGATTAAAAAAATACAAAATATTTATCAATAAAACTTATTATTTTGATATATTTAATACAACTGTAAAAATACATTAATATAACCCCACCTTAACATACCTCGCCTGAGTGGTAGGGGTGACAATATATGGAGGGCAGAATGGTTGAAGAATGGATTAATGAAATTAAAAAAAATTCAGATTTTAAAAACCTTGGGATGATTCTTGTACATAATGGGATAGTACGTGCTACTTCTAAAGATGGCAAAACCGTCAAAGGAATGAGACTTTACTATGATAGATTAAAATTAAACTCACTTATAGATGAACTTAGTAAAAAAGACGGAATCGTCTCAATAAAGGTCTGGATTAATGAAGGCTTATTAAATATTGGTGATGACATAATGTATGCATTGGTAGCAGGAAAATTCAGAACAGTTGTTATTCCTGTTCTTGAAGAATTAGTCTCAAAAATAAAAACAGAAGTAATAAGAGAAGATGAATTTTTTAGTCTATCCTGAGAATCTTTCAAAAATCAATTACATTTATAATTTAAGGTTAACATTTCTGGCAAACATTTTTTGAATTTCTTAGCCTATGCAATTCCTTTTCATATAAAATATCAAAATGGGTTTATTTGTAAAAAACAAAGAGGGTTAAATATATTCATGAAAAAAATCAGAAATTACATAATTGTCCTAACTTTTACTTTTATATTAGGTATTTTGATTCTCATTTTAAGAAGTCCGCTTATTACAAAATCTCTGAAAAATATAATCATCCCGGAATTAGAAGAAGCCTCTAACCTGAAGATAGATGCTCAGAGTCTTTATATCAACCCTTTTCCTTTATTTATTGCAGCAAAAGGAGTTCATATTACAGATGAGGAAGGAAATTATTTAGCTGATGTTAAAACTGTTAAAGGTTATATAAACCTTTCTGAAATATTAATTAAAAAAGTATCTATTCAACGACTTGTAATAGACGAACCTAGACTATCTTCAAATAAATTTCAAATGAATAATATCATACGAAATATACAGGAATATCTTAAGAAAAAGAAAAAGACTCCATTTAAAGTCCATCTGAAAGTAATTGATACTATGAAAGGCAGTGCAGTTCTAAAAGACGATGATTTAAAAATAACCATAAACATAAAAGGATTAGACGGAGAATTAATCATCGGTCAGGAACAGAGACTTAGAACCTCTGTTAAATCCTTTGAACTTAAGAAAGAGGGATGGCCTGAAATAATCTGTGATCTAAATAATTCACTTATATTTAAGAAAGATGGAATCCAAATAAAACATTTCAATGTTGGATCACACGGATCTGTGTTAAAAAATAAAGGATTTTATTCTTCCAAAAAAGGCGTACTTAGGACTGAAATACAACTAATCGTTGAGACCATAAAGAGGATTTTTAATCTTCAGCAAAAAGGTGAAGGTAAGATTTTTGCTCAAGGAGAGGTAAAACTTGAAAAAACTATGGGAAATAAATCCCTTATTTCTTATCTGAATAACATCTTCGTCGACATAAAACTTCATGGCAACTTTTATCTTGAAACCCTTATGGAACTTTTAAAGGTTAAGGAACAGGTTGAGGGTTTTGTTGATTTCAACGGCAAGATAAAAGGTCCGCTCTCTGATATTGAAGGAGAGGCAAAGGCAAAGCTAAAAAATGGCAATCTTTTTGGAGTTGATATTAATACCTTAGAGTCTACTGTATCATATGCAGATGGAATAATGAAATTCGAGAATGGACATGGGCTTCTTTATGGGGGGGTTGCAAAGGCTGATGCCTCGATTCACCTACCCGTTGTTGATTTTTTCACCCTCCACATAAAATTTAATCATATTGATAGCTCCTCTGCTCTCAAATTAATCAATCTAAAAATAGACATTCCGAAAGGTAAAGTTGATGGAGAATTGACAAACGCTGGAAAGAGATTTAATCCAGAAGGTTGGTTTACTTATAACAGCCAACCTAATATAAAATTAGAATACGCTTTCAAAAAATCTGTCAATGTAGATTCATTAAATTCAGACAGAAATGTCCTCGACAGGATAAAAAATATAAAAGGGAATTATCAGGTCAATGGAAATCTACTTTTATTAAATGATCTGGAACTTAGCACACCCCTTTCTTATTTATCATCGCAGGGGTCAGTTAATCTATCTGAAAAAATCCTCGATTTAAAAAGCACCCTCTCGACACAGGACGTTTCAGACCTTACATTGCCAGTATACAAAAAATTAAAGGGCACAGGAAATTTTTCTGGAGAAATAAAAGGGACTTTCGAAAACCCGAAAATATCAGGAAAAGCTACAATATATAATCTTTCTATTGATGCTTATAAAGCAGACAATTTGTCAGCAGTTTTTTCTTATGAAAAAAATCTCCTTGATATATCCAATCTTGATATAAGAACTTCTGGTGAAGAACATATACTAAACGGTAAAATATTTTTCCCGGAAGCAAAAGAGCTGTTTGATCTCTCAATGCCTGTTTATAATCTAACTGCATCGATTAAGAATGCTGATTTAGGAAAGGCTTTAAAAATATTTAACTTGAAAGTTCCACTTTCAGGAAAAATAAATACAGATATAAATATAAAAGGAAAGCATAGAAACCCTGATATTTCTGGTGAAGCTTACATAGAAAAAGCCTCCATTTATCATATCCCGTTTGATCTGTCATCATTAATATTTTTCTATAAAAACAGAGAATTATCTATATCCAAAATCAAAATAAAAAAAGGTGCTTCTATCATCAGTGGCGAAGGACAGATAAATACTGATAAAAAATTTTCTTATCGAGTATCATCGGAAAAGTTCCTTATAAAAGACATCGGGATCAGATACATGCCTGATGACGCTATTATGACTATAAAATCAGAAGGTAGCGGGACCTTCGATAACCCTTATCTTAAATTAAATGCAAAGATTTTAGGTGGAACTTTCAAGGGTAAAAAAATGGGCAGCGGTTCGATTTCTGCAATTGTTCAGAACAAAGATATTTCCGTAAATGCTCTGCTTTTTAATGAAAAAATGAAACTCAATGGCAAAGGACACCTCAACAATGTATTGCCATGGAGCGCTGAGTTAATAATAGAATCTGGCAGATACGATTTTATTGTCAGTTCTTTATTAAAAGATGTTCCAGAGGACTTACAACTTAATCTTGAAGGACGTATTTCTATAAATGGCGACCGTAAAAATTTTATAGGGAATGCAAACATCAATCGCCTAATTCTCTCTTTATATGGCCAGACCTTTACAAATGATTCTCAAATAGATATCTTTCTAAAAAATAAGAACATTTCTTTCTCGAATGCAACCTTTAAAAGTGGAACGAGTTCACTCAGGATTCAGGGTGGATTAAAAATTGGTGAGGAGTATGATCTTATAATTGACGGTAGTTCATCACTTGAACCTCTGAAAGGACTGTCTAAAAAAATTGGATATCTCGCAGGGAATGCCGAATTTGTCTTTTCTGTCACTGGCAAATGGGAAAAACCACAGATCAACGGAGGCATGAGTGTTTCTAATGCCTCATTTGGACTTAAAGACTACTCTTCTTATATTAGTTCAATAAACGGGCAACTCTATTTTGATGAAGACAGATTTGTGATGCATTCACTTTCGGGCAAAATAGGTGGAGGCAACATTGATTTATCAGGCTTCTTATCGTTGAAATCTTTCAAGATTAAAAGATTTTATCTCGATGCAAAATTAAATAATATCACGCTCCCAATTTCTGAAGGGTTTACTATGAATTTCAACGGAAACCTTATATATAAGGGGACTCCGGACAAACAAAATATTATCGGTGATATCAAGATTAAAAGAGCACACTATAGGGAGATGGTTGAATGGAGAACGTGGCTTATCACTACTAAACCCAAGAAAAAACCAAAGACTGAACCTACACTGTTAGAAAAAGCAGACCTAAATGTGCGGATTACAGGAAGTGAGAATATAACAATAGACAACAATCTCACGAGGGCTACTGTAAAAATAAGGGGGGACATGATTGTAAAAGGAAATTTAGCCGACCCTATTCTATTCGGGAAACTCGAGTCAACAGATGGATATATTTATTTCAGAAATAATATATTTGAAATAGTTTACGCAAGTGCTGATTTTGCTGACCCATATAGAATCAAACCTATTCTTAACCTCACTGCGCTAACTTCAGTAAAAGGCTATAATATTAGACTCAATCTGGAAGGTCAGTTGGATCATTTTAACCTTTCATTGTCATCTGAACCATATCTTGAAGAGGTTGATATTCTTGCACTCCTTACTGTAGGGCAGATCGGAAAACAGTTAAGAGGGCTGGAGGGTGGAATTGGAGCTGGTGAAGCAACAGCTTTCATAACCGGCGAAACCCAGGACATAATTGAAGAGAGGATAACAACATTAACAGGGGTAGACAGATTTCAGGTAGAGCCATATGTCTCAACAACTACCGGAACTATTGAACCACGCATAACTGTATCAGACAGACTCATTGGTGATAAACTTTTTGTATCATATACAACATCCTTAAATTCTACAGAGGAACAAATAATAAAAATCGAATATCTTCTCGATAAAAACATCTCACTCATAGGTGTCAGAGACGAAAAAGGTTCTTTAGGAGGTGATATAAAATTCAGGTTCGGATTCAAATGAAAAAGGAAATCAAAAAAACAAATAGTTTGATTTTCTTTATGATATTTCTAATAGCTTCTTTTCTATTTTTTTCTAATTCTTTTGCTAATGACAACCCAGTCAGTGAAATTGAAATAAAAGGACTTACTTCGATAAGCAAAGATGAATTTCTCTATCTTCTCGACTTAGAGACCGGGAAAAAGTTAGATAGAGAAAATATACGTCTGGGTATTAAAAGAGCTTTCTTGAAAGGTATTTTTGAAGATATTGTTGTCGAAAAGATAGAGGGTCAGAAGATTAAGGTTATAATTCATGTGCTTGAAAAAGATTATATCAACAATATTTCTATTGAAGGTGATTTTGCTCTGTCAACAAGAGCGATAAAAAATCTTTTTCTACTTAAAGAAGGAGAGCTTTTTATCTGTAACAATCTTGATAAAGCTAAGATAAATCTAATAGAAAATCTTGCTGTGCGTGGTTTCCCAAGAGCTACTGTAGAGACAAAACTTCTAAAAAAGAATAACACAAATCAGGTAGATATCCTTCTCTCAGTCAATACAGGTATTCCTGACAAAATCAAAAAAATAAGTATTGCAGGTTCTGAAGATGATATTAAATCTATAATGAAATTAAAGGAAGGAGATATATACAACCAGATCATCTTAAAAAAAGATCTTGAGACGATCAAAGCTTATTATAAAAAAAGAGGATATTTTAATCCGATAGTTGGCCCGGCAATATTTCTCGATGGGGATCTTACTATTCCAGTAAATAAGGGTAAGCAACTGAAAATATCAATAGAAGGAAATGAGGTAATTTCTGAAAAAACTCTCCTCTCAAATATATCTTTTTTTGAAGCAGAAGATTTCAATGACACACTTGTAGCAGAAACTGTTAGCAGAATGTTATCAATATATCATTCGAATGGGTATCCTTTTGCGCAGATAGCTCCTGTTATAACATCAAAAGACGATATTATATCGCTTGATTTTTTTATTTTTGAAGGGCAGAAGGTAAAAATAGGAGAGATTTCATTTGCAGGTAACAGTCAACCAGCAAACATGTTAAAAGAAATTATGGCTCTGAAAGAAGGAAGTATTTACAATGCCAATCTAATAGAGCAGGATGTTGAAGTCCTGAAAGCTTTTTACAATTCTCTTGGATATCTATCTGCTGATGTAGAAGAGTTTAATACACAATATGACGAAAAAGAAAACAAGATAAATATCTTCTTAAAGATAGAAGAAGGTGTTAAGACAAAAATACAGACTATAGACATAATCGGTAATAAAAAATTTTCAAAGGAGGAGATAGAAAAAATTATAAAAATCAAGCCTGGTGATACATATAATGAGATTGATATTTCAGATTCTCGTTTCAGAATTATAGATTTTTACAACTCTAATGGTTTTCCTGAAGTCCAGGTTACAATTGAGAGGGAATTCAAGGAGAATAAAGCTTCTCTGACATTCAGCATAAATGAAGGGACAGAAACATATTTTGGCAAGGTAATTATAGCAGGCAATCATAATATAAATTATGCTGTAATTAAACGAGAATTATATCAGAAAGAAGGCATGCCATTCAATTATAGCCTTCTTACAAAACAGAGACAAAATCTTTATAAATTAGGTCTGTTTACTGACATTAATATTGAGGTTCAGGATTCCCATGATCATAAGAAAGATGTTCTGTTGAAAATAAAAGAGGGCAATACAGGTACCATTGAGTTCGGGATAGGCTATGCGGACTATGAAAAATTGAGAGGATTTATTGACATCGGTTATCGCAATCTCTGGGGCATGAATAGACAGGCTTCTCTAAGACTTGAACTCAGTTCACTGAAAAAGAGATTCATAATACAATACTATGAACCATGGTTTCTTAATAAACCTTTCCCTTTCAGGGCATCCTTGCTTAGCGAGGAAAAAAAAGAAATGAATATTGATACAGGAGAGACAAGGTATCGTCTGACACGTGAGACTGCTTCAGCAGGATTCGAAAAAAATATAAGTAAAAATCTGAAATCTGAAGTATATTATGAATTATCACACGTTAATACCTATGATCTCCAGCCTGATGTCATTTTGAGTAAAGAAGATACAGGTACTCTCATCATAAGCGGGATCAGACCAGCTCTTATCTACGATACCAGAGATAATCCTTTTTATCCAACAAAAGGAATTCTTTCAGGAATTTCATTAAAATTGACTTCTCCACTGTTTTTTTCAGAAACAGATTTTCTAAAAATTAATTATTATTTCAATATTTATAAGGCACTTTCAAAAAAGATAGTTTTAGCTACATCTTTTCGTGGAGGAATTGCCCAGGGATACAATAAAACAGAAGAACTTCCGATTATTGAGCGTTTCTTTCTTGGCGGAAGAACAACTGTAAGAGGATATAATCAGGATAGTCTTGGGCCAAAAGGTTCGGACGGAACACCTACAGGTGGTAATGCTTTTCTTATGGAGAATCTTGAGCTGAGATTCTCCATAACTAAAAATATAGGTTTCGTTACTTTTTTAGATGGAGGTAATGTTTGGCTCGACATTAAAGATATTGATGTTTCTGACATGAAATTTACGACAGGATTTGGTATAAGGTATAGTACTCCGGTGGGACCTGTGAGGATTGACTATGGATATAAGCTTCAGAGGGAAAAAGATGAAAGCAGCGGTGAAATACATTTCAGCATAGGCCATGCATTTTAAAGAGATAGGTGAGACGATATTCCTCTACCGAATCCCGAATGCTTTCGTGATCGGAATGAGACTTCTTTATCGGTGGATTCTGGTATTATATTTTTTGTTGTTTACTCCATATTCCTTGTCATATTCTGCTATCATCGACCGTGTAGTTGCATATATCGATAACACCGCAATAACACTCAGCGAATTAGAATCAACATATGAGGCAATGCATAAAATAAATTCAGGAATATCACAGGAAGAAGTATTGAACACTATGATTAATAGGCTGCTTTTAATAAAAGAGGCTCGAAAATTAAG
Above is a window of Nitrospirota bacterium DNA encoding:
- the bamA gene encoding outer membrane protein assembly factor BamA — encoded protein: MKKEIKKTNSLIFFMIFLIASFLFFSNSFANDNPVSEIEIKGLTSISKDEFLYLLDLETGKKLDRENIRLGIKRAFLKGIFEDIVVEKIEGQKIKVIIHVLEKDYINNISIEGDFALSTRAIKNLFLLKEGELFICNNLDKAKINLIENLAVRGFPRATVETKLLKKNNTNQVDILLSVNTGIPDKIKKISIAGSEDDIKSIMKLKEGDIYNQIILKKDLETIKAYYKKRGYFNPIVGPAIFLDGDLTIPVNKGKQLKISIEGNEVISEKTLLSNISFFEAEDFNDTLVAETVSRMLSIYHSNGYPFAQIAPVITSKDDIISLDFFIFEGQKVKIGEISFAGNSQPANMLKEIMALKEGSIYNANLIEQDVEVLKAFYNSLGYLSADVEEFNTQYDEKENKINIFLKIEEGVKTKIQTIDIIGNKKFSKEEIEKIIKIKPGDTYNEIDISDSRFRIIDFYNSNGFPEVQVTIEREFKENKASLTFSINEGTETYFGKVIIAGNHNINYAVIKRELYQKEGMPFNYSLLTKQRQNLYKLGLFTDINIEVQDSHDHKKDVLLKIKEGNTGTIEFGIGYADYEKLRGFIDIGYRNLWGMNRQASLRLELSSLKKRFIIQYYEPWFLNKPFPFRASLLSEEKKEMNIDTGETRYRLTRETASAGFEKNISKNLKSEVYYELSHVNTYDLQPDVILSKEDTGTLIISGIRPALIYDTRDNPFYPTKGILSGISLKLTSPLFFSETDFLKINYYFNIYKALSKKIVLATSFRGGIAQGYNKTEELPIIERFFLGGRTTVRGYNQDSLGPKGSDGTPTGGNAFLMENLELRFSITKNIGFVTFLDGGNVWLDIKDIDVSDMKFTTGFGIRYSTPVGPVRIDYGYKLQREKDESSGEIHFSIGHAF
- a CDS encoding diguanylate cyclase, which produces MLDEEKTKEQLIAELKDIRYQLEELKKLQNDRKQIEDALRESEERYRKMVNAVTGYTYTVTISKGEAISTQHSIGSYIITGYKPEEYQNDPYLWYSMIYPDDRMIVLNSITNISKGSHTLPIEHRIVRKDGSIVWVRNTLVPYYDKNGQLIKYDGLIENISDRKEAEEALKLSEEKFRAIAETAVDAIVTADSKGDVIFWNASAQKIFGYTEEEIRGKSLKILMPEKYRKDHEQGLKRLMETGKSKYFGKITETFYGLRKDGSEFPIELSVSMWKAGEDIFFSAIIRDITIRKNLEQELEKNAITDRLTEVYNRTKFHEIIKKEIERAKRYNDPLSMIMFDIDHFKNVNDTFGHSIGDYILKNLTQVVKEQLRENDFLVRWGGEEFIIITPQTEMEKAGILAERIKKAVENYKFDIVGKLTISLGVTQFKMQDTEDTFITRTDDALYLSKRKGRNRVSMKS
- a CDS encoding translocation/assembly module TamB domain-containing protein, with amino-acid sequence MKKIRNYIIVLTFTFILGILILILRSPLITKSLKNIIIPELEEASNLKIDAQSLYINPFPLFIAAKGVHITDEEGNYLADVKTVKGYINLSEILIKKVSIQRLVIDEPRLSSNKFQMNNIIRNIQEYLKKKKKTPFKVHLKVIDTMKGSAVLKDDDLKITINIKGLDGELIIGQEQRLRTSVKSFELKKEGWPEIICDLNNSLIFKKDGIQIKHFNVGSHGSVLKNKGFYSSKKGVLRTEIQLIVETIKRIFNLQQKGEGKIFAQGEVKLEKTMGNKSLISYLNNIFVDIKLHGNFYLETLMELLKVKEQVEGFVDFNGKIKGPLSDIEGEAKAKLKNGNLFGVDINTLESTVSYADGIMKFENGHGLLYGGVAKADASIHLPVVDFFTLHIKFNHIDSSSALKLINLKIDIPKGKVDGELTNAGKRFNPEGWFTYNSQPNIKLEYAFKKSVNVDSLNSDRNVLDRIKNIKGNYQVNGNLLLLNDLELSTPLSYLSSQGSVNLSEKILDLKSTLSTQDVSDLTLPVYKKLKGTGNFSGEIKGTFENPKISGKATIYNLSIDAYKADNLSAVFSYEKNLLDISNLDIRTSGEEHILNGKIFFPEAKELFDLSMPVYNLTASIKNADLGKALKIFNLKVPLSGKINTDINIKGKHRNPDISGEAYIEKASIYHIPFDLSSLIFFYKNRELSISKIKIKKGASIISGEGQINTDKKFSYRVSSEKFLIKDIGIRYMPDDAIMTIKSEGSGTFDNPYLKLNAKILGGTFKGKKMGSGSISAIVQNKDISVNALLFNEKMKLNGKGHLNNVLPWSAELIIESGRYDFIVSSLLKDVPEDLQLNLEGRISINGDRKNFIGNANINRLILSLYGQTFTNDSQIDIFLKNKNISFSNATFKSGTSSLRIQGGLKIGEEYDLIIDGSSSLEPLKGLSKKIGYLAGNAEFVFSVTGKWEKPQINGGMSVSNASFGLKDYSSYISSINGQLYFDEDRFVMHSLSGKIGGGNIDLSGFLSLKSFKIKRFYLDAKLNNITLPISEGFTMNFNGNLIYKGTPDKQNIIGDIKIKRAHYREMVEWRTWLITTKPKKKPKTEPTLLEKADLNVRITGSENITIDNNLTRATVKIRGDMIVKGNLADPILFGKLESTDGYIYFRNNIFEIVYASADFADPYRIKPILNLTALTSVKGYNIRLNLEGQLDHFNLSLSSEPYLEEVDILALLTVGQIGKQLRGLEGGIGAGEATAFITGETQDIIEERITTLTGVDRFQVEPYVSTTTGTIEPRITVSDRLIGDKLFVSYTTSLNSTEEQIIKIEYLLDKNISLIGVRDEKGSLGGDIKFRFGFK
- a CDS encoding molybdenum cofactor biosynthesis protein MoaE — its product is MVEEWINEIKKNSDFKNLGMILVHNGIVRATSKDGKTVKGMRLYYDRLKLNSLIDELSKKDGIVSIKVWINEGLLNIGDDIMYALVAGKFRTVVIPVLEELVSKIKTEVIREDEFFSLS